A genomic window from Camelina sativa cultivar DH55 chromosome 2, Cs, whole genome shotgun sequence includes:
- the LOC104720609 gene encoding FACT complex subunit SPT16, whose protein sequence is MADSRNGNARAPGGGVPPKPGNAYTIDVKNFISRARALYEHWKKHSADLWGSADALAIATPPASDDLRYLKSSALNIWLLGYEFPDTIMVFTPKQIHFLCSRNKASLLEVVKQPAHDELKVDVVMHVKPKGDDGKGLMDAIFRAIRDLSRGDGNDSQVVGHIAREVLEGKLLETWTERLKNANFQFVDITGGLSDLFAVKDDTEVMSVKKAAYLAYSVMKTVVVPNLEGVIDEEKDVTHSALMDLTEKAILEPTKAGVRLKAENVDICYPPIFQSGGKFDLKPSAASNDELLTYDPASIIICAVGARYNSYCSNIARTYLIDATSLQIKAYEVLLKAHEAAINALRSGRKINTVYQAALSVVEKNAPELIDKLTKSAGTGIGLEFRESGLNINAKNDKVLRPKMAFNVSLGFQNLECESESRSKIRKFSLLLADTVLVTEQNPENVTIKCSKSVKDVAYSFKDDEEEERPRKKPKTSGSENYITKTALRSDDHVVSKEELRKQHQAELARQKNEETARRLAGDRSGAGDSRSAAKTSADVVAYKSVNDMPQPRSLEIQTDTKNEAVLLPIYGSLVPFHVATIRTVSGNQDTNRNCYIRIIFNVPGTPFNPHDSNSLKNQGAIYLKEVSFRTKDSRHSSEIVQQIKALRRQVMARESERAERATLVTQEKLQLAGNKFKPLRLSELWIRPPFSGRKKIPGTLEAHANGFRYSTTRPDERVDVLFANIKHAFFQPAEKEMITLLHFHLHNHIMVGTKKTKDVQFYVEVMDVVQSLGGGRRSAYDPDEIDEEQRERDRKNKINMDFNHFANRVNDMWQLPQFASLDLEFDQPLRELGFHGVPHKTSAFIIPTSSCLVELIEYPFLVVSLSEIEIVNLERVGFGQKNFDMAIIFKDFKKDVLRVDSVPTSSLEGIKEWLDTTDIKYYESKLNLNWRQILKTITDDPQSFIDDGGWEFLNLDGSDSESGGSEESDKGYEPSDVEVESESEDEASESESLVESEDEEEEDSEQESEEEKGKTWDELEREASNADREHGAESDSEEERKRRKMKAFGKSRPGTSGGGGSSSMKNMPPSKRMRR, encoded by the coding sequence ATGGCAGACTCTCGGAATGGTAATGCGCGAGCTCCTGGTGGAGGAGTGCCTCCAAAACCTGGGAATGCCTACACCATAGATGTTAAAAACTTTATCTCACGTGCAAGAGCCTTGTATGAACACTGGAAGAAGCACAGTGCAGACCTATGGGGATCTGCGGACGCTCTTGCCATTGCTACCCCTCCTGCTTCTGATGATCTGCGCTACTTGAAATCGTCAGCGCTGAATATTTGGCTTCTTGGGTATGAGTTTCCAGATACGATTATGGTTTTTACCCCAAAGCAGATCCACTTCTTGTGTAGCAGGAACAAGGCATCTCTACTTGAAGTTGTGAAGCAACCTGCACATGATGAGTTGAAGGTTGATGTTGTTATGCATGTTAAGCCCAAGGGTGATGATGGAAAAGGGCTGATGGATGCCATATTTCGTGCCATCCGTGATCTATCCCGGGGTGATGGAAATGATTCACAAGTTGTAGGACACATTGCTCGTGAAGTCCTTGAAGGTAAGCTTCTGGAGACATGGACTGAGAGGTTAAAGAATGCAAACTTCCAGTTTGTAGATATAACTGGGGGCTTGTCTGATCTTTTTGCTGTTAAAGATGATACTGAGGTCATGAGTGTGAAGAAAGCTGCGTATCTAGCCTATAGTGTGATGAAAACTGTTGTTGTCCCAAACCTTGAAGGAGTCATTGATGAAGAGAAAGACGTCACCCACTCTGCTTTGATGGATCTCACCGAGAAAGCCATACTTGAGCCAACTAAGGCCGGTGTGAGGCTGAAGGCAGAAAATGTTGACATATGTTACCCTCCGATATTTCAAAGCGGAGGCAAGTTTGATCTCAAACCAAGTGCTGCAAGCAATGATGAACTGCTCACTTACGACCCAGCGAGTATCATAATATGTGCTGTTGGTGCTCGGTATAATAGTTATTGCTCAAACATTGCCAGGACTTACCTAATAGATGCAACTTCTCTCCAAATCAAGGCATATGAGGTTCTTCTCAAGGCACATGAGGCTGCTATTAATGCTTTAAGGTCAGGAAGAAAGATCAATACTGTCTATCAAGCTGCCCTTTCGGTTGTTGAAAAGAATGCCCCTGAGTTGATTGACAAGCTAACTAAATCTGCTGGGACTGGTATCGGTCTTGAATTCCGAGAGTCGGGATTAAATATTAATGCAAAGAATGATAAAGTATTGAGACCGAAGATGGCATTTAATGTGTCTCTTGGTTTCCAGAACTTGGAGTGTGAGTCAGAAAGCCGCAGCAAGATCAGGAAATTCTCACTTTTGCTAGCTGACACAGTTCTCGTCACGGAACAGAATCCGGAGAATGTAACAATCAAGTGCTCTAAATCTGTTAAGGATGTGGCTTACTCCttcaaagatgatgaagaagaagagagaccgAGGAAGAAGCCGAAGACCAGCGGTTCTGAGAACTACATTACCAAGACAGCTCTCAGATCAGATGATCATGTGGTGTCGAAAGAAGAGCTACGGAAGCAGCACCAGGCAGAGCTTGCACGCCAGAAAAATGAAGAAACCGCCAGAAGGCTTGCTGGTGATAGGTCTGGGGCGGGAGACAGCCGGTCTGCTGCAAAGACTTCAGCTGATGTGGTTGCCTACAAGAGTGTTAACGACATGCCCCAACCTCGGTCTTTGGAAATCCAGACTGATACGAAGAACGAGGCTGTATTGTTGCCCATCTATGGTAGCTTGGTCCCATTCCATGTGGCTACAATAAGAACAGTGTCAGGCAATCAAGATACCAACAGGAATTGCTACATCCGTATCATTTTCAATGTCCCCGGTACACCCTTCAACCCTCATGATTCAAACTCTTTGAAAAACCAGGGTGCTATCTACCTCAAGGAGGTTTCATTCCGGACCAAGGATTCAAGGCATAGCAGTGAAATAGTTCAGCAGATTAAGGCCCTCAGACGGCAAGTCATGGCCCGGGAGTCAGAGAGAGCTGAAAGGGCGACATTGGTGACACAGGAGAAACTTCAGCTTGCAGGGAACAAGTTCAAACCCCTCAGGTTGTCTGAGTTGTGGATCCGTCCGCCTTTCAGTGGCCGCAAGAAGATTCCTGGGACACTCGAAGCTCATGCCAATGGTTTCAGGTATTCAACGACCAGGCCTGACGAGCGTGTGGATGTCCTGTTTGCAAACATAAAGCACGCGTTTTTCCAGCCGGCTGAGAAGGAGATGATCACCCTCCTTCATTTTCATTTGCACAACCACATCATGGTAGgaaccaagaaaacaaaggaCGTCCAGTTTTATGTGGAGGTAATGGATGTTGTGCAGTCTTTAGGTGGTGGGAGGAGATCAGCTTATGATCCagatgagattgatgaagaacAGCGGGAGCGTGATAGGAAAAACAAGATCAACATGGATTTCAATCATTTTGCAAACCGGGTCAATGATATGTGGCAACTACCCCAGTTTGCAAGTCTGGACCTTGAGTTTGATCAACCTCTGAGAGAGCTTGGGTTCCATGGTGTTCCGCACAAGACATCTGCATTCATTATACCGACCTCCAGCTGCTTAGTTGAGCTCATAGAATACCCGTTCCTCGTTGTCAGTCTTAGTGAGATTGAGATTGTGAATCTTGAGAGAGTTGGGTTTGGGCAGAAGAACTTTGACATGGCCATCATCTTCAAGGACTTCAAAAAGGATGTTCTTAGGGTTGACTCAGTTCCCACAAGTTCACTGGAGGGGATAAAAGAGTGGCTTGACACTACAGATATAAAGTATTACGAGAGCAAACTGAATCTGAACTGGAGACAGATCCTGAAGACGATCACGGATGATCCGCAGAGCTTCATAGATGATGGAGGATGGGAGTTTTTGAATCTGGACGGAAGTGATTCAGAATCTGGGGGCTCTGAGGAGTCAGATAAAGGATATGAACCATCAGATGTGGAGGTTGAGTCTGAGTCAGAGGATGAGGCCTCAGAGAGTGAGTCACTGGTGGAgtcagaggatgaagaagaggaggactCAGAGCAAGagtcagaggaagagaaaggtAAGACTTGGGATGAACTGGAGAGAGAAGCTAGTAATGCAGACAGAGAGCATGGAGCTGAGTCTGATAGtgaggaagagaggaagagaaggaagatgaaAGCGTTTGGGAAATCGCGGCCTGGAACTAGCGGTGGAGGCGGCAGTAGCAGTATGAAGAACATGCCACCATCAAAGCGCATGCGCAGGTGA